A window of the Plasmodium vivax chromosome 12, whole genome shotgun sequence genome harbors these coding sequences:
- a CDS encoding hypothetical protein, conserved (encoded by transcript PVX_082730A), which yields MSDFLGTKLTNHDVSEVRREFRKKRKHSHYDEHDFYVYYRNLLAEERKKREKRESSKRRKEKQQAEAEDEFKPCNYLSSRYKRKEDVTKKGLYDYIDEEDSIYEDIITSAHFDDKANYADDDLRFSFFNESVSYALLRNNNYIDGIPIGIDMKVANKYIEEDVPKGSGAETIAKQDCLASRGTPTHVTPPPDEEPNAQGGKNCAESNHDVILKGDSSKRRNPIGPKLPKIFEQIRHKIEEQTHTKERSENAYINILSSRNRLISIKMEEQKAFEKLIKEIYKPKNNFEGAFYKKNQNSIDQVKKREFDRLRKDFLLLHRRGIHDEGSIAKHAQIEMTATGRRQTFGQTDYEDYSDSSLENVYPSSARRNEKKGHGMLLDRKSRQSEDRCIIPYSSLSIDVDSGEEDAFVLYNPGEHQAEEMLLLRSKFYRSLFGSTQVGKPDRGALADEIEDLNVRYAKLINPNMEVKLSKSELLELYAPKKSWVQSGRPLTREEEEAQNEIYVLKNKINFNNDLKKRHRFYFYCRVKEGRMDADGRMDAGGRTNADGRMDAGGRTNADGRMTTDGRINPDGSVSRRVDNILSAPERAEFEELMGKLKRYYLDFYNREIANEDVNTNFQIQEYQFAKCLYEKLGISDPSAGDHSGAEAERSIVDDFLKIPQFVFDAIFCA from the coding sequence ATGTCCGATTTCCTGGGCACGAAACTGACCAACCACGACGTGAGTGAAGTGAGGAGGGAGTTTcgcaaaaagaggaagcacaGCCACTACGATGAGCACGACTTTTATGTGTACTACAGAAATTTGCTAGCggaggaaaggaagaagagggagaagcgcgAAAGCAGTAAaaggaggaaggaaaagcagCAGGCAGAGGCAGAGGACGAATTCAAGCCCTGCAATTACCTATCCAGCAGGTACAAACGGAAAGAAGATGTAACCAAAAAAGGGTTATATGACTACATCGATGAGGAGGATAGCATATATGAGGATATAATTACCAGTGCGCACTTTGATGATAAGGCCAATTACGCAGATGATGACCTCCGGTTTAGCTTTTTCAACGAGAGTGTGTCCTACGCCCTGCTAAGAAACAACAATTATATTGATGGCATTCCCATCGGAATAGACATGAAAGTGGCAAACAAGTATATAGAGGAAGATGTACCTAAGGGGAGCGGCGCCGAAACGATTGCTAAACAGGATTGCCTCGCATCGAGGGGCACTCCTACACATgttactcccccccctgatgAAGAGCCAAACGCACAGGGTGGGAAGAACTGCGCAGAGTCCAACCACGATGTTATCCTCAAAGGGGACTCTTCCAAAAGGCGAAATCCGATAGGCCCCAAACTGCCAAAAATTTTCGAACAAATTAGACACAAGATAGAAGAACAAACGCACACAAAGGAGAGGAGCGAAAATGCctatataaacattttatcTTCTCGAAATCGCCTCATTTccatcaaaatggaagaacagAAGGCGTTTGAAAAGTTAATTAAAGAGATATATAAGCCAAAGAATAACTTCGAAGGGgccttttataaaaagaaccAAAACAGTATTGACCAAGTGAAGAAGCGCGAATTTGATCGCCTGCGGAAGGATTTCCTTTTACTGCACCGAAGGGGCATCCACGATGAGGGGTCAATCGCCAAACACGCACAGATCGAAATGACAGCAACAGGGAGGAGGCAAACGTTTGGGCAGACGGATTATGAAGACTATTCGGATAGCTCCCTAGAAAATGTATACCCAAGTTCAGCACGGCGAAACGAAAAGAAGGGTCACGGCATGCTGCTCGACAGGAAGAGCAGACAAAGCGAAGACCGTTGCATAATCCCATACAGTAGCCTCAGCATTGATGTAGACAGCGGTGAGGAGGACGCCTTCGTTTTGTATAACCCAGGGGAGCATCAAGCGGAAGAAATGCTACTACTTCGGTCCAAATTTTATCGTTCACTTTTTGGGAGCACACAGGTGGGGAAGCCTGACAGAGGAGCCCTTGCAGACGAGATTGAAGATCTGAACGTGAGATATGCAAAGCTAATTAACCCCAACATGGAGGTGAAGCTGAGCAAAAGCGAGTTACTCGAATTGTATGCGCCCAAGAAGAGCTGGGTGCAAAGCGGGCGTCCTTTAACGcgcgaggaggaggaggcgcAAAACGAAATCTACGtgttgaaaaataaaattaattttaacaacgacttgaagaagaggcataggttttatttttactgcAGAGTGAAGGAGGGGAGGATGGATGCGGATGGGAGGATGGATGCGGGTGGAAGGACGAATGCGGATGGGAGGATGGATGCGGGTGGAAGGACGAATGCGGATGGGAGGATGACTACTGATGGGAGGATAAATCCGGATGGAAGCGTGAGCAGACGCGTGGACAACATCCTGAGCGCACCGGAGAGGGCAGAATTTGAAGAACTCATGGGGAAGCTAAAACGTTATTACCTCGACTTTTACAACAGAGAAATTGCCAACGAGGATGTGAACACCAACTTTCAGATTCAGGAATACCAGTTTGCCAAATGTCTCTACGAGAAGTTAGGCATTTCGGACCCTTCCGCGGGGGACCACAGTGGCGCAGAAGCGGAGCGGTCCATCGTCGAcgattttttgaaaatccCGCAGTTCGTTTTtgatgccattttttgcgcataa
- a CDS encoding hypothetical protein, conserved (encoded by transcript PVX_082720A): MSNESKVMNQCFNGKHNICFSFKGRRDDQRGRKSQRIVLHNCIQTLLSDPIVVLYTDDNYICTGSLTGKVCLFRITRKENKGVNTDVSLLEAKPKRGDSEKNDSTELSSKSASDTPQRNSLEDSCRDNQNGIENDRSDSIGVGTSAMSNPAVGFSRKSSNGTIEVLEKYHILCMFRNNSIKSIYIDKNYAYVYYESCIDVFCIRTYQFVKKMNVEVANNKQVIYFENLILFNNSKSLFIYDIKNNCTSYFYKNFLKNIVIFDFNVNYLLCYKNNFGKCHIRVLQININAQKCEHELIFCVDFSSKFISHGKFLDDEKIIVAKNGRRLIIFDFKKAVDMYRIKKLKKKILDIYKSVENLLFILVENEIFIFNLSTFIFYKCVQLPAGLFYFKWSYFIRHKNNKIIFSSDRGIYFIDYPVEEGA, from the exons atgagtAACGAAAGCAAGGTGATGAACCAATGCTTCAATGGGAAACACAACATCTGCTTTAGTTTTAAGGGAAGGAGAGACGAccagagggggaggaaaagccAAAGGATCGTCCTGCACAACTGCATCCAGACGCTGCTGTCGGACCCCATAGTTGTTCTGTACACGGATGACAATTATATTTGCACCG GCTCCCTGACCGGGAAAGTGTGCCTGTTCAGAATCACGCGGAAGGAAAACAAGGGGGTCAACACAGATGTGTCCCTCCTCGAAGCGAAGCCGAAGAGGGGGGACTCTGAAAAGAACGACTCCACGGAGTTGAGCAGCAAGTCCGCAAGTGACACCCCCCAGCGTAACTCATTGGAGGACTCCTGCAGAGATAATCAAAATGGGATTGAAAATGACAGAAGCGACAGCATCGGGGTGGGCACGAGCGCAATGAGCAACCCCGCAGTAGGATTCAGCCGCAAAAGCAGCAACGGCACCATCGAAGTGCTCGAGAAGTATCACATCCTGTGCATGTTCAGGAACAACAGCATCAAGTCGATTTACATAGACAAGAATTACGCGTACGTATATTACGAGAGCTGCATAGATGTTTTTTGCATAAGGACCTAccagtttgtaaaaaaaatgaacgtaGAAGTGGCAAACAACAAGCAAGTGATTTACTTTGAAAACCTCATTCTCTTTAATAACTCCAAGAGTCTGTTCATATAcgacattaaaaataattgcacgagttatttttataaaaattttttaaaaaatattgtaatttttgACTTTAATGTGAATTATCTCTTATGCTACAAAAACAATTTCGGGAAATGCCACATTCGagttttacaaataaatataaatgcacAGAAATGTGAACacgaattaattttttgcgtCGATTTTTCTTCCAAGTTTATAAGTCATGGGAAATTTTTggatgatgaaaaaattattgttgcaaaaaatgggaggaggttaatcatttttgattttaaaaaagcggtGGATATGtacagaattaaaaaattaaaaaaaaaaattttggataTCTACAAATCGGTGGAAAAtttgcttttcattttggtggAAAATgaaatcttcatttttaatttatccacttttatattttacaaatgtGTGCAGCTCCCCGCTGGGCTCTTCTACTTCAAGTGGTCCTACTTCATACGCCACaagaataacaaaattattttttcgtccGACCGGGGGATTTACTTTATTGATTATCCCGTCGAGGAGGGCGCCTGA
- a CDS encoding hypothetical protein, conserved (encoded by transcript PVX_082725A): MEGGTSNKDKLFFKLYEYINKLDNSAGDDVSLEKEGRKNVLYISKKAKGKKRSGGGEVTQAEVKGEGRGAHSLQAAGRAKRRESKIKARSCVAAGAEGSGPLGGESGEDSGEDSGEDGGSYTISCSSSYSSRGDETAAPTAPRDCPLKAEKDDRGGGVNGPSYEHIHPKKKVDEKTKKKGRTRESITNPRSDPLSEVQNYYVISKMNRKMEEHKSVGEVKMICSQGSSNLLAMIQKIDHIISAYEKIRDELDKLETKKQFIYDTFYSIFLNYYSRYEEVKVIKGNKRRVERHLKFYTNVERFEKVLSHMEKNEYAYFIDMYNNSLQKSGGKESSAVVLEGDEQSDYGESETDSGDEDGEVPMDNWVAEDTQNGVASYGTEGGDTHSEENNAEDEGSHEIDNYLLSDWEKEEEVSFPVGGYAAQRGQHHDEGALQRGALNGEGEAERAALYEQEEVEATAEVATKRVSCQSGRSNKLGVQQPSGGLGPMGGNPVEGQLRGRIWWAKRKQRRSSAGRISNGVATGGGHNGGPRRGRANRGSEKNEIYHMLQFSEEAIKFFKKNGTYLHAKAKLAKYQAIIRRILKYIINLFRDVLNNAELNMPGGRGGESLPLYGKDSNVPRELSCKGKWWEGSTLGGDNPIWGKHPPTDPSSNSVCEKRLPGEDSHVDSVKFDQMKDPPEGITDETGEQKDKPPHEEANSTEMPNLLSAEEQMEESQMYRNINMIYFSKYINEVEYYRKFKIKCSCMRDVIHFIYEKSVEDENDLYTEEYNQLENFYVSTRVKILNSNVLSSNVLSNFEYLLKKDICKYIKNVCLLAMYVSKLEVDLYKHIFNNKVTNSVSIILNSIGVCIFDCLHDCILQLNNIQLIRKIIRIIYVDVIDTYSDNSYRIICDYLKNICKILKEKLLYVIEMYISYYTKNTTAHLPYVCFYPLRKKFINMVNNFLYDEYLLTCDAQVGECPVGTAHVASAEGGPNAQASGQANGQANMLHSSAGSNPPMGKDPPGGGKRELMRSCDNSEEGNPWGGAAQKVDDPSMESTSSQESRASRDSLTSRGHSHPSECNRKVLSEKNVYKPFSFHRWEFNKDTKLGLRGIDLNIIGTILILKTILFIIDEETLLELFRECLENSFNSISSIYKDHLKSHPQDMFNGSLYLIKNLSLLLYLFYKVTKDREFARFYLHSGLTEQLLFGASPKEWTMESQTGGGKRESDKGGAENENSILCFFKRVYNMSSQNGVQNRILAAFNEAVYNFTVATVSRVCSPLIKILSMEYKEGALEKEEEIKKMTHDFLNAKRSRQPDLELAGDKMDFSFLREINFHLLKEFAEKVTNERGEEAPKCSNLDDLKKSLQSFKQNVCNLFPRIYFYVKLFICSNTDKPDENDFFPGLFSHIVGLLTYRIMGLLSEVYLVLRLKYAHQVEAIFEENYVNDILLFLNSSERYACSFADVHQYLDANKNYNIWGE, translated from the exons atggaGGGGGGAACCAGCAACAAAGATAAGCTGTTCTTTAagttatatgaatatataaacaaGCTAGATAACTCTGCAGGTGATGATGTTAGCTTGGAGAaggaggggaggaagaatGTCCTATACATTAgtaaaaaggcaaaggggaagaaaaggtcGGGTGGTGGGGAAGTGACCCAGGCGGAGGTGAAGGGAGAGGGCAGGGGGGCTCATTCTTTGCAGGCCGCGGGGAGGGCCAAACGTAGGGagagtaaaataaaagctcGAAGCTGTGTGGCAGCTGGTGCTGAGGGAAGTGGCCCActagggggggaaagcggcgaGGACAGCGGTGAGGATAGCGGTGAGGACGGCGGTAGCTACACCATCAGTTGTAGCAGCAGTTACAGCAGTCGGGGGGACGAAACCGCGGCCCCCACCGCGCCACGGGATTGCCCTCTCAAAGCGGAAAAGGATGACCGGGGTGGCGGAGTGAATGGCCCCTCATACGAGCACATCCAcccaaaaaagaaagtagACGAAAAGACCAAAAAGAAGGGGCGCACCAGGGAGAGCATTACCAACCCGAGGAGCGACCCCCTAAGCGAAGTACAAAACTACTACGTCATTTCCAAgatgaacagaaaaatggaagaacacAAAAGCGTGGGCGAAGTCAAAATGATATGCAGCCAGGGGAGCTCCAACCTGCTAGCGATGATCCAAAAAATCGATCACATCATCAGTGCATATGAAAAGATTAGGGACGAATTAGATAAGCTGGAGACGAAGAAGCAATTCATTTACGACACATTTTactcaatttttttgaactACTATTCCAGGTATGAAGAAGTGAAAGTGATCAAGGGGAACAAGCGAAGGGTAGAACGCCACTTGAAATTTTACACCAACGTAGAGCGGTTCGAGAAGGTACTCAGCCACATGGAGAAAAACGAATATGCCTACTTCATTGACATGTATAATAATTCTTTGCAGAAAAGTGGAGGGAAGGAATCCTCGGCGGTGGTGCTTGAGGGGGATGAGCAGAGTGATTATGGTGAGAGCGAGACGGACTCGGGGGATGAAGATGGAGAGGTGCCCATGGACAATTGGGTCGCGGAGGATACACAAAACGGGGTAGCTTCATACGGAACGGAAGGGGGGGACACACACAGTGAGGAGAACAACGCGGAGGATGAAGGGAGCCACGAAATTGATAACTACTTACTTAGTGATtgggagaaggaggaagaggtgaGCTTCCCTGTCGGAGGATATGCCGCCCAGAGGGGGCAGCATCACGATGAAGGTGCACTTCAAAGGGGCGCGCTTAATGGTGAGGGCGAGGCGGAGCGCGCTGCGTTGTACGAACAGGAAGAGGTAGAGGCAACCGCGGAAGTTGCGACAAAACGGGTGAGTTGCCAATCGGGAAGGAGTAACAAGCTCGGAGTACAGCAGCCCAGCGGAGGGCTTGGCCCAATGGGGGGCAACCCCGTGGAGGGGCAACTGCGCGGTCGTATATGGTGggcgaaaaggaagcaaaggAGGAGCTCCGCGGGGCGCATCTCCAATGGGGTAGCAACGGGTGGCGGACACAACGGAGGGCCCCGCCGCGGTAGAGCCAACCGGGGGAGCGAGAAGAACGAAATCTATCACATGCTGCAGTTCTCCGAAGAGGCCATAAAGTTCTTCAAGAAGAATGGCACCTATTTGCACGCCAAGGCGAAGCTGGCCAAGTACCAGGCCATCATAAGGCGCATTTTGAAGTACATCATTAATCTGTTCAGGGACGTTCTAAACAACGCGGAGTTGAATATGCCTGGTgggagagggggggagagtTTACCCCTGTATGGTAAAGATTCGAATGTACCGAGGGAGTTAAGCTGTAAGGGGAAGTGGTGGGAGGGCAGTACCCTGGGCGGAGACAACCCCATATGGGGCAAGCATCCCCCAACTGATCCGTCTTCCAATTCTGTGTGCGAAAAAAGGCTACCCGGAGAAGACAGCCATGTGGATAGTGTCAAATTTGACCAAATGAAGGACCCCCCTGAAGGCATAACTGATGAGACAGGCGAACAGAAGGATAAGCCGCCGCACGAGGAAGCCAATTCGACGGAGATGCCAAACCTCCTCTCCGCAGAGGAACAAATGGAGGAGAGTCAAATGTACAGAAATATAAACATGATCTACTTCAGCAAGTACATAAACGAAGTGGAGTACTATAGGAagttcaaaataaaatgcagcTGCATGCGAGATGTGATACACttcatttatgaaaaatcCGTGGAGGATGAAAATGACCTCTACACAGAGGAATACAACCAGCTGGAGAATTTCTACGTGAGCACAAGGGTAAAAATACTCAACAGCAATGTGCTAAGCAGTAATGTGTTGAGCAATTTTGAATACCTTCTGAAGAAGGACATTTGcaagtatataaaaaatgtgtgcctCTTGGCAATGTACGTTTCTAAGTTAGAGGTGGACCTGTACAAACACATTTTCAATAATAAAGTTACCAATTCGGTCAGCATCATTCTGAACAGCATCGGGGTGTGTATCTTCGACTGCCTTCACGATTGCATCCTCCAACTTAACAACATTCAATTGATTAGGAAGATCATCCGAATAATTTACGTGGACGTTATAGACACGTATAGTGATAATTCGTATAGGATCATTTGtgattacttaaaaaatatttgcaaaattctgaaggagaagctacTCTACGTGATAGAGATGTATATCTCCTACTACACCAAAAATACGACTGCCCATTTGCCCTATGTGTGCTTCTACCCTctgaggaaaaaattcatcaaCATGGTGAACAACTTTCTGTATGATGAGTATCTCCTCACGTGTGATGCGCAGGTTGGGGAGTGCCCTGTGGGAACTGCACACGTGGCATCGGCGGAGGGGGGGCCAAACGCACAGGCGAGCGGGCAGGCGAACGGTCAGGCGAATATGTTGCACTCCTCCGCGGGGAGTAACCCTCCCATGGGGAAGGACCCACCGGGGGGGGGTAAACGCGAGCTGATGCGCAGCTGTGACAATAGCGAGGAGGGAAATCCTTGGGGTGGGGCCGCCCAGAAGGTGGATGACCCATCCATGGAGAGCACAAGCAGCCAGGAGAGCCGGGCCAGCCGGGACAGCCTAACCAGCAGGGGGCACTCGCATCCGAGCGAGTGCAACAGGAAGGTGCTGAGCGAGAAGAATGTGTACAAGCCGTTTTCCTTCCACCGCTGGGAATTTAATAAGGACACCAAACTGGGCCTGCGCGGTATAGACCTGAACATCATTGGTACCATCCTAATTTTGAAAACGATACTTTTTATAATCGACGAAGAGACGCTGCTGGAGCTGTTCAGGGAGTGCCTGGAAAATAGCTTCAACTCTATAAGCTCCATTTATAAGGACCACTTGAAAAGTCACCCTCAGGACATGTTTAATGGTTCTCTTTATTTAATCAAAAATTTGAGTCTTTTACTCTATTTGTTTTACAAAGTTACGAAGGACCGCGAGTTTGCCCGCTTCTATCTGCACAGCGGTTTGACCGAGCAGCTCCTCTTTGGGGCCTCTCCAAAGGAGTGGACCATGGAGAGCCAGACGGGCGGCGGGAAAAGGGAGAGCGACAAAGGGGGGGCCGAAAATGAgaactccattttgtgcttcttcaaaagggTGTACAACATGTCTTCGCAGAACGGCGTGCAGAACAGAATCCTGGCCGCCTTCAACGAGGCCGTTTACAACTTCACCGTGGCGACAGTGTCGAGGG TTTGTTCCCCCTTGATTAAAATCCTCTCGATGGAATACAAAGAAGGTGCGctcgaaaaggaggaagaaattaaaaaaatgactcaCGATTTTTTGAACGCCAAAAGGAGTCGCCAACCAGATTTGGAACTCGCAGGGGATAAAATggacttctcctttttgcgcgAAATAAACTTCCACTTGTTAAAGGAATTCGCAGAGAAGGTTACCAACGagcggggggaagaagcacccAAGTGCTCCAACCTCGATGACCTGAAAAAGAGCCTCCAGTCGTTTAAGCAAAATGTTTGTAACCTATTTCCgaggatatatttttacgtgaagttatttatttgctcCAATACGGACAAGCCAGACGAGAATGACTTTTTCCCCGGACTGTTTTCCCACATCGTGGGTCTCCTGACGTATAGAATAATGGGCCTGCTCAG CGAGGTGTACCTCGTGCTAAGGCTCAAGTATGCGCACCAAGTGGAAGCCATATTCGAAGAGAACTACGTCAACGacattttgctcttcctgAATTCGAGCGAGCGGTACGCCTGCTCCTTTGCGGACGTCCACCAGTACTTGGACGCAAACAAGAATTACAACATCTGGGgggagtaa
- a CDS encoding hypothetical protein, conserved (encoded by transcript PVX_082715A), with amino-acid sequence MDDVFNIFIKKNKTKKRASTGAGKEEGQNEGKKKLFNYNRKNPRRAHNEEDTYNNYQVNKNSRSKDNNANKNIENIVLVDFPPLPLKKVEACVSFYYLQYLRNQLIYGNKNIKMDENAKMVGESLLDRIENTIYKYENDSTEEDNYKKEIQIVTFKSIYDRFYKILTTLTSYAEGIPMPNNLYEYVLNNGVYVRSKKNTDYNSRENIHNVYSYLDNVDVGENDLSFNDEKIYIDSIDISRPTILNRTLINEDIDIEYLPLKLNSAYHYNNIQYAKLFLNDAVNMSLYDRALGELVVVKALVDIPPLPTAFVEGFDIREMKAGERQWMPIYLAITLSSFTYVDVEFPFWFYIKNFINIKEEEYKKQSELFELPSPYFFEICFMFIDQKVFSKVTPIETVGQKSYFKYMSKVAGYVEDIKHCRTEKIIRHLEEQNVHSSHIYIPNLQHSETHLINLTLYSFWKYDKGLNEKANSIDFTSYLLEPFIKDEEDEKDANLLQDL; translated from the exons ATGGATGACGTgttcaacatttttataaaaaaaaacaaaacgaagaaaagggCGTCCACCGGCGCAGGCAAGGAAGAAggccaaaatgaaggaaagaaaaaacttttcaACTATAACAGGAAAAACCCCCGAAGAGCACACAACGAGGAAGACACGTACAATAACTACCAAGTGAATAAAAACTCGCGCAGTAAAGAcaataatgcaaataaaaatatagaaaatatagtCCTTGTTGACTTCCCCCCGTTGCCATTAAAAAAGGTGGAAGCTTGTGTGTCCTTCTACTACCTCCAGTATCTGCGAAATCAGTTGATATATGGGAacaaaaatatcaaaatggaTGAAAATGCCAAAATGGTTGGCGAGTCGTTACTAGACAGGATAGAAAATACCATCTACAAATACGAAAATGACAGTACAGAGGAGgataattacaaaaaggagATCCAAATTGTTACTTTCAAATCTATATATGATaggttttataaaattttaacgaCGTTAACTTCCTACGCGGAAGGTATCCCCATGCCAAATAATCTCTACGAGTATGTATTAAACAATGGGGTGTATGTgaggtcaaaaaaaaatacagactATAATAGTAGGGAGAATATTCACAATGTGTATTCCTACCTGGACAACGTAGACGTAGGGGAAAACGATTTGTCCTTCAACGATGAAAAGATTTATATTGATAGCATTGACATTAGTAGGCCCACCATACTGAACAGGACACTCATAAATGAGGACATTGATATTGAGTACCTGCCGCTGAAACTCAACTCTGCTTATCACTACAATAACATACAGTATGCGAAGCTGTTTTTGAATGACGCCGTCAACATGTCTCTGTACGACCGGGCGCTGGGCGAGCTCGTCGTGGTCAAGGCCCTCGTGGAcatcccccccctccccacggCCTTCGTGGAG ggaTTCGACATCCGAGAAATGAAGGCCGGCGAGAGGCAGTGGATGCCCATTTACCTGGCCATCACCCTCTCGTCCTTCACCTACGTCGACGTGGAGTTCCCCTTCTGGTTCTACATAAAGAACTTCATAAAcataaaggaggaggagtacAAAAAGCAGAGTGAGCTCTTTGAgctcccctccccctacTTCTTCGAGATTTGCTTCATGTTCATCGACCAGAAGGTGTTTTCGAAGGTCACCCCGATAGAAACGGTGGGGCAGAAGAGCTACTTCAAGTACATGTCCAAGGTGGCCG gctACGTCGAAGACATCAAGCACTGCCGGACGGAGAAAATCATCAGGCACctggaggagcaaaatgtGCATTCCTCCCACATCTACATCCCGAATCTGCAGCACTCCGAGACGCACCTGATCAACTTAACCTTATACAGCTTCTGGAAATACGACAAGGGGTTAAACGAAAAGGCTAACTCGATAGACTTCACCTCCTATCTGTTGGAGCCTTTCATAAAAGACGAAGAGGACGAAAAGGACGCCAACCTCCTGCAGGACCTTTAG